The following proteins come from a genomic window of Streptomyces liliiviolaceus:
- the secA gene encoding preprotein translocase subunit SecA gives MRAGEGRILRRLQRTAEQIGSLEAEFEQLTDEELQALTPEFKERHEAGESLDDLLPEAFAAMREAARRTLGMRHFDVQLMGGAALHLGNIAEMQTGEGKTLVATLPVYLNALTGKGVHLVTVNDYLAQRDADWMGRAYRFLGLTVGVIRTQSTPAERREQYACDITYGTNTEFGFDYLRDNMAWSRDELVQRGHHFAIVDEADSILIDEARTPLIISGPADQPTHWYEAFATMVTRMRGVAVQDENFTTPADKDRLARLRATHDYEYDPKKRTVAILDPGVEFLQDQLGIESLYESDHTPLIGHLNNALKAKEHFKRDKDYVVVDGEVLIVDEHTGRILAGRRYNEGLHQAIEAKEAVTVKDENQTLATITLQNFFRLYDKLGGMTGTAMTEAAEFHQIYKLHVVPIPTNRPMARADDPDQIYRTVDAKYTAILDDIADRHDKGQPVLVGTTSVEKSEILAARLRQRGIRHEVLNAKNHQREAQIVAQAGRRGAVTVATNMAGRGTDIMLGGNPEAMALAELDRRGLSAEESPDEYRDEHGRTLERIKESVAAEHDEVKDLGGLYVLGTERHESRRIDNQLRGRSGRQGDPGASRFYLSLEDDLMRLFRAQVVDRVMSMANVPDDVPIENKMVTRAIASAQSQLEQQHFESRKDVLKFDEVLNRQRTLIYAERRRVLAGEDLREQILHFMDDTIRAYVAVETADGFPEEWDLDRLWVAFEQLYPVGVTVDDLEEAAGDRSDLTADSITDAVIEDVRARYEEREAELGADVLRDLERLVVLSVLDRKWREHLYEMDYLRDGIGLRWTLGREPIIEYEREGYDMFVAMNDAIKEESVGYVFNLDASGKSAGQESLEVGRRTDGLHFSAPTLDTAEGVVEGDFSPEPPVEDAAGAKPRPQRAGKSRNRRKRKR, from the coding sequence ATGCGAGCCGGAGAAGGCAGAATCCTCCGCAGACTCCAGCGCACAGCCGAACAGATCGGCTCCCTCGAAGCGGAATTCGAGCAGCTCACCGACGAAGAACTCCAGGCACTCACCCCCGAGTTCAAAGAACGCCACGAGGCGGGCGAGAGCCTCGACGACCTCCTGCCGGAGGCGTTCGCCGCGATGCGCGAGGCCGCCCGCCGCACCCTGGGAATGCGCCACTTCGACGTGCAGCTGATGGGCGGCGCGGCCCTGCACCTCGGCAACATCGCCGAGATGCAGACCGGCGAAGGCAAGACCCTGGTCGCCACCCTGCCCGTCTACCTGAACGCCCTGACCGGCAAGGGCGTCCACCTCGTCACCGTCAACGACTACCTCGCCCAGCGCGACGCCGACTGGATGGGCCGCGCCTACCGCTTCCTCGGACTGACCGTCGGTGTCATCAGGACCCAGTCGACCCCGGCCGAGCGCCGCGAGCAGTACGCCTGCGACATCACCTACGGCACCAACACCGAGTTCGGCTTCGACTACCTGCGCGACAACATGGCCTGGTCGAGGGACGAACTCGTGCAGCGCGGCCACCACTTCGCCATCGTCGACGAGGCCGACTCGATCCTCATCGACGAGGCCAGGACCCCGCTGATCATCTCCGGCCCGGCAGACCAGCCCACCCACTGGTACGAGGCCTTCGCCACGATGGTCACCCGGATGCGCGGAGTCGCCGTCCAGGACGAGAACTTCACCACCCCGGCCGACAAGGACCGCCTCGCCCGGCTGCGCGCCACCCACGACTACGAGTACGACCCGAAGAAGCGCACCGTGGCGATCCTCGACCCCGGAGTGGAGTTCCTCCAGGACCAGCTCGGCATCGAGAGCCTCTACGAGTCCGACCACACGCCCCTCATCGGCCATCTGAACAACGCGCTGAAGGCGAAGGAACACTTCAAGCGCGACAAGGACTACGTCGTCGTCGACGGCGAGGTCCTCATCGTCGACGAGCACACCGGCCGCATCCTCGCCGGACGCCGCTACAACGAGGGGCTGCACCAGGCCATCGAGGCGAAGGAGGCGGTGACGGTCAAGGACGAGAACCAGACCCTCGCCACGATCACCCTCCAGAACTTCTTCCGGCTCTACGACAAGCTCGGCGGCATGACCGGCACCGCCATGACCGAGGCCGCCGAGTTCCACCAGATCTACAAACTGCACGTGGTGCCGATCCCCACCAACCGGCCGATGGCCCGCGCCGACGACCCCGACCAGATCTACCGGACCGTCGACGCCAAGTACACGGCGATCCTCGACGACATCGCCGACAGGCACGACAAGGGCCAGCCGGTCCTCGTCGGCACCACCTCCGTCGAGAAGTCCGAGATCCTCGCCGCCCGGCTGAGGCAGCGCGGCATACGGCACGAGGTGCTCAACGCGAAGAACCACCAGCGCGAGGCGCAGATCGTGGCCCAGGCCGGCCGCAGGGGCGCGGTCACCGTGGCCACCAACATGGCCGGCCGCGGCACCGACATCATGCTCGGCGGCAACCCGGAGGCCATGGCGCTCGCGGAGCTGGACCGGCGCGGCCTCAGCGCAGAGGAGAGCCCGGACGAGTACCGGGACGAACACGGCAGGACCCTGGAGCGGATCAAGGAGTCGGTCGCCGCCGAGCACGACGAGGTGAAGGACCTCGGCGGGCTGTACGTGCTGGGCACCGAGCGCCACGAGTCCCGCCGCATCGACAACCAGCTGCGCGGGCGCTCCGGCCGCCAGGGCGACCCCGGCGCCTCCCGCTTCTACCTCTCCCTGGAGGACGACCTGATGCGGCTCTTCCGCGCCCAGGTCGTCGACCGTGTGATGTCCATGGCGAACGTCCCCGACGACGTCCCCATCGAGAACAAGATGGTCACGCGCGCCATCGCCTCCGCCCAGTCCCAGCTGGAGCAGCAGCACTTCGAGTCCCGCAAGGACGTGCTCAAGTTCGACGAGGTCCTCAACCGCCAGCGCACCCTCATCTACGCCGAGCGCCGGCGCGTACTGGCCGGGGAGGACCTGAGGGAACAGATCCTCCACTTCATGGACGACACCATCCGCGCGTACGTCGCCGTGGAGACCGCCGACGGCTTCCCCGAGGAATGGGACCTGGACCGGCTCTGGGTCGCCTTCGAACAGCTGTACCCGGTCGGGGTCACCGTCGACGACCTGGAGGAGGCCGCGGGCGACCGCTCCGACCTCACCGCTGACTCGATCACCGACGCCGTCATCGAGGACGTCCGCGCCCGCTACGAGGAGCGCGAGGCCGAGCTGGGCGCGGACGTGCTGCGCGACCTGGAACGCCTCGTGGTGCTGTCGGTCCTGGACCGCAAATGGCGCGAGCACCTGTACGAGATGGACTACCTGCGGGACGGCATCGGACTGCGGTGGACGCTCGGCCGGGAGCCGATCATCGAGTACGAGCGTGAGGGCTACGACATGTTCGTCGCGATGAACGACGCGATCAAGGAGGAGTCCGTCGGGTACGTCTTCAATCTGGACGCGTCCGGTAAATCCGCCGGTCAGGAGAGCCTGGAGGTCGGCCGGCGCACCGATGGGCTGCATTTCAGTGCGCCCACGCTGGATACGGCGGAGGGGGTCGTCGAAGGGGACTTCTCACCGGAGCCTCCGGTGGAGGACGCGGCCGGTGCGAAGCCTCGCCCGCAGCGTGCGGGGAAGTCGCGGAACCGGCGGAAGCGCAAGAGGTAG
- a CDS encoding acyl-CoA dehydrogenase family protein, giving the protein MSLLSATPHQPAVSEREARQVAEAAREQDWRKPSFAKELFLGRFRLDLIHPHPMPPDEDAQRGEQFLAKLHDFCETRVDAARIEREARIPDEVINGLKELGALGMKIDTKYGGLGLTQVYYNKALALIGSANPALGALFSAHQSIGVPQPLKLFGTQEQKDAFLPRLARTDISAFLLTEPDVGSDPARLATSAVPDGDDYVLDGVKLWTTNGVVADLLVVMARVPKSEGHRGGITAFVVEAASEGVTVENRNVFMGLRGLENGVTRFHRVRVPAANRIGAEGAGLKIALTTLNTGRLSLPAMCVGAGKWCLKIAREWSSVREQWGKPVAHHEAVGAKISFIAATTFALEAVLDLSSQMADEDRNDIRIEAALAKLFGSEMAWLMADELVQIRGGRGFETADSLAARGERAVPAEQVLRDLRINRIFEGSTEIMHLLIAREAVDAHLSVAGDLIDPDKSLADKARAGANAGVFYAKWFPKLVAGAGQLPRAYGDFHPAGHVDLSGHLRYVERSARKLARSTFYAMSRWQGRMETKQGFLARIVDIGAELFAMSAVCVRAELLRTTEAHGREAYQLADAFCGQSRIRVEELFGRLWSNTDDVDRKVVKGVLGGAYTWLENGIVDLSGDGPWIADATPGTSEKENVHRPIR; this is encoded by the coding sequence GTGAGCCTCTTGTCCGCAACACCCCACCAGCCCGCTGTCTCCGAACGTGAGGCCCGTCAGGTCGCCGAGGCCGCGCGGGAGCAGGACTGGCGCAAGCCCAGCTTCGCCAAGGAGCTGTTCCTCGGCCGCTTCCGGCTCGATCTGATCCACCCCCACCCGATGCCCCCGGACGAGGACGCCCAGCGCGGCGAGCAGTTCCTCGCCAAGCTGCACGACTTCTGCGAGACCAGGGTCGACGCCGCGCGCATCGAGCGGGAGGCCCGCATCCCCGACGAGGTGATCAACGGGCTCAAGGAACTCGGCGCCCTCGGGATGAAGATCGACACGAAGTACGGCGGCCTCGGTCTGACGCAGGTCTACTACAACAAGGCGCTCGCCCTGATCGGTTCGGCGAACCCCGCGCTCGGCGCCCTGTTCTCCGCGCACCAGTCGATCGGCGTACCGCAGCCGCTGAAGCTCTTCGGCACCCAGGAGCAGAAGGACGCCTTCCTGCCGCGTCTCGCCCGGACCGACATCTCCGCCTTCCTGCTCACCGAGCCCGACGTGGGGTCCGACCCGGCGCGGCTCGCGACCAGCGCGGTGCCGGACGGGGACGACTACGTCCTCGACGGGGTGAAGCTCTGGACGACCAACGGCGTCGTCGCCGACCTGCTCGTCGTGATGGCGCGCGTGCCGAAGTCCGAGGGGCACAGGGGCGGCATCACCGCGTTCGTCGTGGAGGCCGCCTCGGAGGGTGTCACCGTCGAGAACCGCAACGTGTTCATGGGGCTGCGCGGCCTGGAGAACGGTGTCACGCGCTTCCACCGGGTCCGGGTGCCCGCCGCGAACCGCATCGGCGCGGAGGGGGCCGGGCTCAAGATCGCCCTGACCACCCTCAACACCGGACGGCTCTCGCTGCCCGCGATGTGCGTCGGCGCCGGCAAGTGGTGCCTGAAGATCGCCCGCGAGTGGTCGTCCGTACGGGAGCAGTGGGGCAAGCCGGTGGCCCACCACGAGGCCGTGGGCGCCAAGATCTCCTTCATCGCGGCGACCACGTTCGCCCTGGAGGCCGTGCTCGACCTGTCGTCCCAGATGGCCGACGAGGACCGCAACGACATCCGCATCGAGGCCGCCCTCGCCAAGCTCTTCGGCTCCGAGATGGCCTGGCTGATGGCCGACGAACTGGTCCAGATCCGCGGCGGGCGCGGCTTCGAGACCGCCGACTCGCTCGCCGCCCGCGGCGAACGGGCCGTCCCCGCCGAGCAGGTGCTGCGCGATCTGCGCATCAACCGCATCTTCGAGGGCTCGACGGAGATCATGCACCTCCTGATCGCCCGTGAGGCCGTCGACGCCCACCTCTCCGTCGCCGGAGACCTCATCGACCCCGACAAGTCCCTGGCCGACAAGGCGAGGGCGGGCGCGAACGCCGGGGTCTTCTACGCCAAGTGGTTCCCGAAGCTGGTCGCGGGCGCCGGTCAACTCCCGCGCGCGTACGGGGACTTCCACCCGGCCGGGCACGTCGACCTCTCCGGCCACCTGCGGTACGTGGAACGCTCGGCCCGCAAGCTCGCCCGCTCCACCTTCTACGCCATGTCCCGCTGGCAGGGCCGGATGGAGACCAAACAGGGCTTCCTCGCCCGGATCGTCGACATCGGCGCCGAACTGTTCGCGATGAGCGCCGTCTGCGTCCGCGCCGAACTCCTGCGCACCACCGAGGCGCACGGCCGCGAGGCGTACCAGCTCGCGGACGCCTTCTGCGGTCAGTCCCGCATTCGCGTGGAAGAACTCTTCGGCCGCCTGTGGTCCAACACCGACGACGTCGACCGCAAGGTCGTCAAGGGCGTTCTCGGCGGCGCCTACACCTGGCTGGAGAACGGAATCGTCGACCTGTCCGGCGACGGCCCCTGGATCGCCGACGCGACCCCCGGAACATCAGAAAAGGAAAACGTCCACCGCCCCATCCGCTGA
- a CDS encoding LacI family DNA-binding transcriptional regulator produces the protein MVTLAEVAQHAGVSASTVSYVLSGKRSISAGTRQRVEESIQVLGYHPNAGARALASSRSNIIALMIPLRTDMYVPVMMEIAIAVTTSARSHGYDVLLLTGEEGPDAVRRVTGSGLADAMILMDVELDDERLPLLRGTEQPSVLIGLPADTSGLTCVDLDFGATGALCAEHLAMLGHRDIAVIGEAPAVYERHTGFAERTLDGLRSRSRELGLRVLHRPCEGGFDAMSLTLARVFDERPGTTGFVVQNESAVEPLLALLRRQGRAVPEDVSVIAICPDQVAVQASVRLTSVAIPAQEMGRNAVEHLIAKLEGRGKDEVVLIAPELTVRASTGPAPAAA, from the coding sequence ATGGTCACCCTCGCCGAGGTCGCCCAGCACGCCGGAGTCTCGGCGAGCACGGTGAGCTATGTCCTCAGCGGCAAGCGGTCCATCTCCGCGGGCACCCGGCAGCGGGTCGAGGAGAGCATCCAGGTGCTCGGTTACCACCCCAACGCGGGAGCCCGGGCGCTGGCAAGCAGCCGGTCCAACATCATCGCGCTGATGATCCCGCTCCGCACGGACATGTACGTACCCGTGATGATGGAGATCGCCATCGCGGTGACGACCTCGGCGCGCTCCCACGGGTACGACGTGCTGCTGCTCACCGGCGAGGAGGGCCCCGACGCCGTGCGCCGGGTCACCGGCAGCGGGCTCGCCGACGCGATGATCCTGATGGACGTCGAGCTGGACGACGAGCGGCTGCCGCTGCTGCGCGGCACCGAGCAGCCGTCCGTCCTCATCGGGCTGCCCGCCGACACCAGTGGTCTGACCTGCGTGGATCTCGACTTCGGCGCGACGGGCGCGCTGTGCGCCGAACATCTCGCGATGCTCGGACACCGTGACATCGCTGTCATCGGTGAGGCGCCCGCGGTGTACGAACGGCACACGGGGTTCGCCGAGCGCACGCTCGACGGGCTCAGGTCCCGCTCGCGCGAGCTGGGCCTGCGGGTGCTGCACCGCCCGTGCGAGGGCGGCTTCGACGCGATGTCCCTGACCCTGGCCCGGGTCTTCGACGAGCGCCCCGGAACGACGGGCTTCGTCGTGCAGAACGAGTCGGCGGTCGAGCCGCTGCTCGCGCTGCTGCGCCGACAGGGCCGCGCCGTTCCCGAGGACGTCTCGGTGATCGCGATCTGCCCGGACCAGGTCGCCGTCCAGGCCTCGGTACGGCTGACCTCGGTCGCCATCCCCGCCCAGGAGATGGGCCGTAACGCGGTGGAGCATCTGATCGCCAAGCTGGAGGGGCGCGGCAAGGACGAAGTCGTGCTCATCGCGCCCGAGTTGACGGTCCGGGCGAGCACGGGCCCGGCCCCGGCCGCCGCCTGA